The proteins below come from a single Cannabis sativa cultivar Pink pepper isolate KNU-18-1 chromosome 3, ASM2916894v1, whole genome shotgun sequence genomic window:
- the LOC115709870 gene encoding HVA22-like protein e, with the protein MGKFSTLVSQAHSLAGPSLSLIYPLYASVLALESTSKLDDEQWLAYWILYSFLTLVEMVMQPALEFIPIWYDVKLLFVGWLVLPQFKGAAFLYERFVREQLKKYRGTSSSSSSSSQTHKGKTAKFVDFIIPSKGEHETH; encoded by the exons ATGGGAAAATTCAGTACTTTAGTTTCCCAAGCTCATTCACTTGCTGG GCCAAGTTTGTCATTGATTTATCCCTT GTATGCATCGGTTTTAGCATTGGAGAGTACATCAAAACTAGATGATGAACAATGGCTTGCTTATTGGATTTTATACTCTTTTCTCACTCTTGTTGAAATGGTCATGCAACCTGCTTTAGAGTT TATACCTATTTGGTATGATGTGAAGTTGTTATTTGTGGGTTGGTTGGTTCTTCCCCAATTCAAAGGAGCAGCTTTCTTGTATGAGAGATTTGTAAGAGAACAACTCAAGAAGTATAGAGGcacatcatcatcttcatcatcatcatcacaaaCTCACAAGGGTAAAACTGCAAAGTTTGTGGATTTCATAATCCCAAGTAAA GGAGAGCATGAGACTCATTAA